The following coding sequences lie in one Acropora palmata chromosome 3, jaAcrPala1.3, whole genome shotgun sequence genomic window:
- the LOC141875925 gene encoding uncharacterized protein LOC141875925 isoform X1 produces the protein MTAMVSSVPPTALTVKVYKNGNSTFLGKTLVINKRCTRTMEALYDQITAHISAYNAVRRICTPIGGRPVANLESIKDKSAYVAAGREEFKKLNYADIGASKQRRARKTNNAPRKTIVGEGRHKMDYEWGKRDLKILYVFCNGDVFKPKVKIVLQKKFQQSMEQILSIVQEHVVMAAAIAALYTKDGKLVLSPSELVSGIDYVAVERGRAFKRMNYGGASSPLSKSSRARFLPHIGNGQLINAVQPQRRKAVKQKPRILKTNTKEKTDELSSDAMQPFSPDLPPAFGLSQLRESQDVESMNNFTISSSPPGWFGEDTPLPGDSGNNEEKTSTVGNVFTASGLMKEKADEVRETRQTKEEKPIDLITAEEVLEEELHGVEKELTNNGDKQSKEQTREMEKEGFNDKSVSRPPGEGSTRNETSLRSSKEGRRKASVSKQDTTTDGENIENNSNVVN, from the coding sequence ATGACTGCGATGGTGTCGTCTGTACCCCCAACAGCATTGACTGTAAAGGTTTACAAGAATGGTAACAGCACATTTCTGGGTAAAACTCTCGTTATCAACAAACGTTGTACAAGGACGATGGAAGCATTGTATGATCAGATAACCGCTCACATTTCGGCGTATAATGCCGTAAGAAGAATTTGTACACCGATTGGGGGTCGGCCGGTGGCGAATCTTGAGAGTATAAAAGACAAAAGCGCGTATGTTGCTGCAGGGAGAGAAGAGTTTAAAAAACTGAATTACGCTGATATAGGAGCATCAAAACAGCGTCGAGCTCGTAAAACTAATAATGCGCCTAGAAAAACCATTGTTGGAGAAGGAAGACATAAAATGGATTATGAGTGGGGAAAACGGGATTTGAAAATCCTTTATGTATTTTGCAATGGAGACGTGTTCAAGCCCAAAGTAAAAATAGTTCTTCAGAAGAAATTTCAACAGAGTATGGAACAGATTTTGAGTATTGTACAAGAACACGTTGTAATGGCGGCTGCAATTGCTGCCCTTTATACCAAAGATGGTAAACTGGTTTTAAGTCCGAGTGAGTTGGTCTCAGGAATAGATTACGTAGCAGTTGAAAGGGGACGAGCCTTTAAACGGATGAACTACGGTGGAGCCTCCTCTCCTCTGTCAAAAAGCTCTAGAGCGCGATTTTTGCCTCACATAGGCAATGGCCAACTAATCAACGCAGTACAGCCTCAGAGGAGAAAGGCGGTGAAACAAAAGCCCAGAATATTAAAAACCAACACCAAGGAAAAGACCGATGAATTGTCTTCTGACGCCATGCAGCCATTTTCACCAGACTTACCGCCTGCTTTTGGTCTGAGTCAGCTGCGCGAATCGCAAGATGTCGAGAGCATGAACAATTTTACGATATCCAGTTCGCCCCCTGGATGGTTTGGCGAGGACACCCCTCTTCCTGGGGACTCTGGAAACAATGAGGAAAAGACATCAACTGTTGGAAATGTGTTCACCGCGAGCGGGTTGATGAAGGAAAAAGCAGATGAAGTCAGGGAAACTCGCCAAACGAAGGAGGAGAAACCGATTGACCTTATTACGGCAGAAGAGGTTCTTGAGGAAGAGCTTCATGGTGTTGAGAAAGAACTGACGAACAACGGAGACAAACAGTCCAAAGAACAAACGAgggaaatggaaaaagagGGATTTAATGACAAATCCGTCTCAAGACCACCAGGTGAAGGTTCCACCAGAAATGAGACTTCTCTTCGTTCATCTAAGGAAGGACGACGAAAAGCTTCAGTTTCTAAACAGGACACAACCACCGACGGAGAAAACATCGAAAACAATAGTAATGTTGTGAATTAG